One genomic window of Cygnus olor isolate bCygOlo1 chromosome 3, bCygOlo1.pri.v2, whole genome shotgun sequence includes the following:
- the LOC121067557 gene encoding interferon-induced very large GTPase 1-like codes for MGSQEERADAGEKAHLAKKLLAEAFEKEGLDEEYWLPKLSEILGVKSRDALKHLQYEDYLKLECEVRYAWETKALRKLLGITDNKTAVDELQKQRLELMKQRQEAAKSILQELEEMQKSRSHSKEMIRQKEEALWQAMDIPKEYWAPPEKTLVNELASIQKQLEQQEKSMGKRENVSDKEVLRRASGGLALQGIYRTNSLEDVLAKREQLIRVPDGFTLTGPEQGSLLERKEFSSSAAEATFTKSMEQLGFSISASAKAGFWGFSLETGVDYSKSSQSEDCHRSRSEQTYICTAKYQYIPLASYYFQKDQLRLSDAALRELQDIEQLLSITQEAERFHLLKSRCASFFSRFGSHVNQGPLHFGGIFWWKASAEGFRAEQWEEMKQQTSEALNGYIGASFSGFGRNAGLKVDASNSSSQASFQGRDRSSAHTAVQLYVTKTGGPSETDSLPEWKCGLVANNATWCVIDRGFQLIPVWDIILSNHSSDFKSSYQMSSSLRAVYEALTNHSVSVIFGEELASAVEEAKAFLEHVKTWEGTVDEKKLLTLIDFKQGLNNRTKNHSVWINICLSDKALQEFLVNTVSFCQKSSPENTTYIKSLLQCLLDPHIYSVKDFPGASFIMQWVFHTEHMLPETPSICNLEDLTKTLLQMKEYIQEVTYAPATSASTIHEAKIKVTFTVSLAVYSLLQFLQQGAQEDIELLVLLVTTSTGYQVESSTFQYLLGCPEINFMIKEMQKAHNEYQSLKEQDVYRAQAFLLLTGLTITSENKKVTPEQKNDRLVFMKEKMKNAWSTEMKTLLEKHNAFKDWEMLERDLQSFIAGQLEDTSDNLKKDSIIKDMEDAFQGMQPPSQCKPKSDSSTSKANQATANPEFLNLLKRLGLERYYPRKMGTEDFHVIYQTSVHNSQPSKDSELPFYFLQRLLTVDYRVRYLTCKEASKPGVVPTPNTSVEDHEPSDSFDDFFSDLDEGAPESASRESHVHPMDLQMAIFHCADDFMRQYLSSKLAFCQFALPLLVPNPCTSQIEFPLWSLSQIKKSWKGTVRSGEQTRISSHNNKLICQAETPIVSFLRIGSSPSSSKSQLLNALLSKQKHDTFFHRHCKGSTKDCFLMKGVVEISWYIPRGSDDDSFNGPVAFCNLHGDARDHELQLQFLQEISDVNVVLVSESDQSNKKGRKILHDLWQSQKPLVCLFTEKESIAAGPSSQNIRIGIKNRNEAELMGELTKTIRDLVEGLSTLVSLNACLSTARQHGFLVDEDAEACVTAKEKAITLVNLLKKEKLSEIKSQLLPLQGKLWYMWCKKDKELTRLQEKRNKSIEHHRSQIELEKSAIRKKQLDKAFPLNQLMKSVLGFLQSQPDDIKKFFLQWMKVFMDDLSSDRLDELKREYHQLWSQILALKKSNEKSDLKRILMNKLDALSDEINDSSIGLEHILREVGQIYEALESTNSEEKCFITLPEIAADLMVSGYPVELMDGDASYIPLQWIGAIFDRLIEKLGDKRVFVLSVLGIQSTGKSTLLNAMFGLQFNVSAGRCTRGAFMQLVKVDEKLQQDLNFDYMLVVDTVGLRAIEMANKQSLNHDNELATFVIGMGNMTLINIFGENPSEMQDVLQIAVQAFLRMKQVNLSPSCLFVHQNVGEITAKEQNMEGQRRLQEKLDEMTVIAAQQEFCDVTCFSDVIRFDVNTHIHYFAHLWEGNPPMAPPNPTYSQNVQELKSRILQAAKKESQSSILRLSSLKVRISDLWNALLNENFVFSFKNSVEIAAYKKLETAFSQWTWQLRSHILDLQIKLENKVRNGELRKVTMEHLEKLVQETNDAVTKKMEIFFGEDGDREILIQWKSSTELKLKELRESLLVETRRKCEKLIELKKSRSKLDERKSKYEKELLKKSRQLALSLKGQELSKSELRKQFISLWTRWIAEVSVEVSAAPALEQVDIDVDIEDVLLDHFREPNVDKRIRKLYQKTVFSLDIEKHVSKKKRFGIIPKSFDNADVSNMHHITDSITMRVKANIEKKEKDKMDYSRTFIHEILNEVEKGMNSVPNTANYSFNKDYRIDLSLYLCRMAAERFKDMHAAFRKANDPVVYLESKREDFFKSFQISCQGASCITTFADFLCSKIAPALRHAIYEKTALGIARDMKDKIPDFSGNRSTLETCILKYLAEEENFENFKHYLNSPGDFLNNYIKTKVETYCLDKNRRLEMFLRDSLTRYYENIQSAVFASTTVVKDRKDRNDKISLWLDEFCRALGDVLSLPRSDLKNIEHQEITDIEFLNNAMTEALSPLIDDLRKEFANARMSSFERQPHTILAEQFAGCQEECPFCGALCTNTMPNHDGDHRVVFHRPQVLTGYRWYKTDNLVIDICSSSVSSDCLFRIGKDTWIPYKKYRDAGHPYSTWNISPDPSMQAYWKWFVSYFRTQLEQYYNGKFHGKGEIPASWETVTKQNALDELEKY; via the coding sequence ATGGGGTCACAGGAGGAGAGAGCAGATGCTGGGGAAAAGGCACATCTTGCTAAGAAATTGCTGGCAGAAGCATTTGAGAAGGAAGGACTTGATGAAGAATACTGGCTCCCCAAACTGTCGGAGATATTGGGTGTTAAGTCAAGAGATGCTTTGAAACATCTGCAATATGAAGACTACCTTAAACTGGAGTGCGAAGTACGGTACGCCTGGGAGACCAAGGCACTCCGAAAGCTCCTGGGAATCACAGACAACAAAACAGCTGTTGatgagctgcagaagcagcgCTTGGAGCTGATGAAGCAGAGACAAGAAGCAGCCAAGTCAATCCTACAGGAgctggaagaaatgcagaagagcCGCAGCCACAGCAAGGAAATGATAAGACAGAAAGAGGAGGCACTATGGCAAGCCATGGACATTCCCAAGGAGTACTGGGCACCACCAGAGAAGACATTGGTGAATGAGCTGGCGAGCATCCAGAAGCaactggagcagcaggagaagtccatgggaaagagagagaatgtcTCCGACAAGGAGGTCCTGAGGCGGGCATCGGGAGGCCTGGCTCTGCAGGGTATTTACCGAACCAACAGCCTGGAGGATGTGCTGGCAAAGCGAGAGCAACTCATCAGGGTCCCCGATGGCTTCACGCTCACTGGTCCAGAGCAAGGGTCACTGCTTGAGAGGAAGGAgttctcctcctctgcagcagaagcCACTTTCACCAAGTCCATGGAGCAGCTGGGGTTCAGCATCAGCGCTTCTGCCAAAGCCGGGTTCTGGGGGTTCAGTCTTGAAACAGGTGTAGATTACAGCAAGTCCTCACAGTCAGAGGACTGCCATCGGTCACGCTCGGAGCAGACATACATTTGCACCGCCAAGTACCAGTACATCCCTCTGGCCTCCTACTACTTCCAAAAGGACCAGCTTCGCCTCTCAGACGCGGCCCTGCGAGAGCTGCAAGACATTGAACAGCTTCTGAGCATCACCCAGGAGGCAGAGAGGTTCCACCTACTGAAGAGCAGGTGTGCCAGCTTCTTCAGCAGGTTTGGGTCCCACGTGAACCAGGGACCCCTCCACTTTGGGGGTATATTCTGGTGGAAAGCATCTGCCGAAGGTTTCAGGGCAGAGCAATGGGAAGAGATGAAGCAACAAACATCTGAAGCACTGAACGGCTACATCGGGGCTAGCTTCAGCGGCTTTGGTAGAAATGCAGGATTGAAGGTGGATGCTTCAAACTCCAGCTCACAGGCATCATTTCAGGGAAGAGATAGAAGCAGCGCCCACACAGCAGTTCAGCTCTATGTGACCAAAACAGGGGGCCCATCAGAGACGGATTCCCTTCCCGAGTGGAAATGCGGGCTTGTGGCCAATAACGCAACCTGGTGTGTGATCGACCGGGGCTTTCAGCTGATCCCAGTGTGGGACATAATCCTGTCCAACCACAGCAGCGATTTTAAATCCTCCTATCAAATGAGCAGCAGCCTCAGGGCTGTGTACGAAGCGCTAACGAATCACAGCGTCAGCGTGATCTTTGGAGAGGAACTGGCCAGTGCCGTAGAAGAGGCTAAAGCTTTCCTGGAGCACGTGAAGACCTGGGAGGGGACGGTGGATGAAAAGAAACTGCTCACGTTGATAGATTTTAAACAGGGTCTgaataacagaacaaaaaatcaCAGTGTCTGGATCAACATATGTCTGTCAGACAAAGCGTTGCAGGAGTTCCTGGTGAATACCGTTTCTTTTTGCCAGAAATCTTCTCCAGAAAACACCACCTATATCAAAtctctgctgcagtgcctgctggATCCTCACATCTATTCTGTCAAGGACTTCCCTGGGGCTTCCTTCATTATGCAATGGGTCTTCCACACAGAGCACATGCTTCCCGAAACTCCCAGTATTTGCAATCTTGAAGATCTTACTAAGACATTGCTGCAAATGAAGGAGTACATCCAGGAAGTCACCTACGCACCGGCAACTTCTGCATCCACCATTCATGAAGCAAAGATTAAAGTCACCTTCACTGTAAGCCTGGCTGTTTACTCTTTGCTCCAGTTTCTGCAGCAAGGCGCACAGGAAGACATAGAACTCTTAGTGCTCTTAGTTACAACCAGCACGGGATACCAAGTAGAAAGCAGCACTTTTCAGTACCTCCTTGGGTGtccagaaattaatttcatgataaaggaaatgcaaaaggCACATAACGAATATCAGAGCCTGAAGGAACAGGATGTTTACAGAGCTCAGGCTTTCCTGCTGTTGACGGGCCTCACCATAACATCCGAAAATAAGAAGGTGACCCCTGAGCAGAAGAATGACCGCTTagttttcatgaaagaaaagatgaaaaatgcatgGTCTACAGAGATGAAAACTCTCCTTGAAAAGCACAATGCATTCAAAGACTGGGAGATGCTGGAAAGAGATTTGCAATCCTTCATTGCTGGGCAACTGGAAGACACATCTGACAACCTGAAGAAAGACAGTATAATCAAAGACATGGAAGATGCTTTTCAAGGCATGCAGCCTCCCAGTCAATGCAAACCCAAATCAGACAGCAGCACATCCAAAGCAAATCAAGCCACTGCAAACCCAGAGTTCCTCAACTTACTTAAGCGCCTCGGGCTGGAAAGGTACTATCCAAGAAAAATGGGCACAGAAGATTTCCACGTAATATACCAGACATCTGTACACAACAGCCAGCCCAGCAAGGACAGCGAGCTACCATTTTACTTCCTGCAAAGGCTACTGACCGTGGATTATCGGGTGAGGTACCTGACTTGCAAGGAGGCAAGTAAGCCGGGAGTCGTGCCCACACCAAACACCTCGGTGGAGGACCACGAGCCCTCTGATTCCTTTGATGACTTTTTCAGTGACTTAGACGAAGGAGCCCCTGAATCTGCAAGCAGGGAGAGTCATGTGCACCCCATGGACCTCCAGATGGCAATTTTTCATTGTGCTGATGATTTCATGAGACAGTACCTTTCATCAAAGCTTGCTTTCTGCCAGTTTGCACTACCCCTCCTGGTACCAAACCCGTGCACTTCACAGATAGAGTTCCCTCTCTGGTCCCTCAGCCAAATCAAGAAGAGCTGGAAAGGGACGGTGAGATCGGGAGAGCAGACGAGGATTAGCAGTCACAACAACAAACTCATTTGTCAGGCAGAGACACCCATCGTGTCCTTCCTACGCATCGgcagctctccttcctcttccaagTCTCAGCTCCTGAATGCCCTGCTGAGCAAGCAAAAACATGACACTTTTTTCCACCGACATTGCAAAGGCAGCACCAAAGACTGCTTCCTGATGAAAGGTGTTGTGGAGATCTCCTGGTACATTCCCCGTGGTAGCGACGACGACAGCTTTAACGGTCCTGTTGCTTTCTGTAACCTGCACGGAGATGCGAGGGATCACGAACTCCAGCTGCAGTTCTTACAGGAGATCTCTGACGTGAACGTGGTTCTTGTCTCTGAGTCTGATCAGAGCAacaagaaaggcaggaaaatttTACATGATCTGTGGCAGTCTCAGAAGCCTTTGGTTTGTCTTTTCACTGAGAAAGAGAGCATTGCAGCTGGCCCATCTAGCCAAAACATAAGAATAGGGatcaagaacagaaatgaagcagaattaATGGGTGAGCTGACAAAGACCATCCGAGACCTAGTGGAAGGGTTGAGCACACTTGTTAGCCTCAATGCATGTCTGAGCACAGCTCGCCAGCATGGCTTCTTAGTCGATGAAGATGCAGAAGCGTGCGTGACAGCCAAAGAAAAGGCAATCACGCTGGTGAACCTGTTGAAGAAAGAGAAGTTGTCTGAGATCAAATCACAGCTACTGCCTCTTCAGGGAAAACTGTGGTACATGTGGTGTAAAAAGGACAAAGAACTCACTCGCTTGCAGGAAAAGAGGAACAAGAGCATAGAGCATCATCGGAGCCAAATTGAATTGGAGAAGTCTGcaataagaaaaaagcaactAGACAAAGCGTTCCCCCTCAATCAGCTGATGAAATCAGTCCTTGGCTTTCTCCAGTCACAGCCAGACGATATCAAGAAATTCTTTCTGCAGTGGATGAAGGTCTTCATGGACGACCTGTCCTCTGATCGCCTTGACGAGCTGAAGAGAGAGTATCATCAGTTATGGTCTCAAATCTTGGcattaaagaaaagcaatgaaaaaagcGACCTGAAAAGAATATTGATGAATAAGTTAGATGCCCTTTCCGATGAAATCAATGATTCGTCCATTGGCCTTGAGCATATTTTGAGAGAGGTAGGGCAGATTTATGAGGCGCTGGAATCAACAAACTCcgaagaaaaatgctttatcaCACTGCCTGAAATTGCCGCCGATCTGATGGTTTCAGGGTATCCCGTTGAGCTGATGGATGGTGACGCTTCTTACATACCACTGCAATGGATTGGAGCCATCTTTGACAGGTTAATTGAGAAGCTAGGGGACAAGCGAGTATTCGTGCTTTCTGTGCTTGGCATCCAGAGTACAGGGAAGTCAACCCTGCTGAATGCCATGTTTGGTCTCCAGTTTAATGTCAGTGCAGGGAGGTGCACCCGGGGAGCGTTTATGCAGCTCGTTAAAGTGGACGAGAAGCTCCAACAGGATTTGAACTTTGATTACATGCTCGTTGTTGACACAGTAGGACTTCGTGCCATAGAGATGGCCAATAAGCAGTCACTTAACCATGACAATGAGCTGGCCACCTTTGTCATTGGCATGGGCAACATGACTCTGATCAACATCTTTGGAGAAAATCCTTCGGAAATGCAAGACGTCCTTCAGATTGCTGTGCAGGCTTTCCTGAGGATGAAGCAAGTAAATCTTTCCCCAAGCTGCCTGTTTGTGCACCAAAACGTGGGCGAAATAACCGCAAAGGAACAGAACATGGAAGGACAAAGACGCCTGCAGGAGAAGCTGGATGAAATGACCGTGATAGCAGCCCAGCAGGAATTCTGTGACGTCACCTGCTTCAGCGACGTCATCCGCTTTGACGTGAACACCCACATTCATTACTTTGCTCACCTGTGGGAAGGAAACCCACCGATGGCACCGCCCAACCCCACCTACTCCCAGAACGTCCAGGAATTAAAGAGCAGAATTCTCCAAGCTGCCAAGAAGGAATCGCAGAGCAGCATTTTGAGGCTCTCCAGCTTGAAAGTTCGTATTAGTGACCTGTGGAATGCCTTGCTGAACGAAAACTTCGTTTTCAGCTTCAAGAATTCAGTGGAGATTGCCGCATACAAGAAACTGGAAACCGCATTTAGTCAGTGGACCTGGCAGCTGAGAAGTCACATCTTAGACTTgcaaataaaactggaaaataaggTTCGGAATGGGGAGTTGAGGAAGGTCACCATGGAACACCTTGAAAAACTGGTGCAAGAGACAAATGATGCCGTCACCAAGAAGATGGAAATATTCTTCGGTGAAGACGGAGACCGTGAAATACTGATCCAGTGGAAAAGCAGCACGGAACTGAAGCTGAAAGAACTGAGAGAGTCCCTTCTTGTTGAAACAAGAAGGAAGTGTGAGAAACTTATAGAACTAAAGAAGAGCCGGAGTAAACTGGATGAGAGGAAGTCCAAATATGAAAAGGAGCTCCTGAAAAAGAGCAGACAGTTGGCCCTGTCTCTAAAAGGCCAGGAATTAAGCAAAAGTGAACTGAGAAAACAATTCATTTCTCTCTGGACGCGGTGGATTGCTGAAGTCTCTGTTGAAGTCTCTGCTGCTCCCGCTCTGGAACAGGTGGACATCGATGTGGACATAGAAGATGTCCTTCTAGATCACTTTAGGGAGCCTAATGTAGATAAACGAATCAGGAAGTTATACCAAAAGACTGTCTTTTCTCTTGACATAGAGAAACACGTGTCTAAGAAAAAACGGTTCGGCATCATTCCTAAGAGTTTTGACAATGCCGATGTGAGCAACATGCACCACATTACAGATAGCATCACAATGCGTGTGAAGGCAAACAttgagaagaaggaaaaggacaaaatggATTACAGTCGAACTTTTATTCATGAAATACTAAATGAAGTGGAGAAAGGTATGAACTCTGTTCCTAACACtgcaaattacagttttaataaaGATTACAGAATAGATTTATCACTGTACCTGTGCAGAATGGCAGCAGAAAGGTTTAAAGACATGCATGCAGCATTCAGGAAAGCAAACGATCCAGTCGTCTACCTGGAGAGCAAGAGAGAAGACTTCTTTAAAAGTTTCCAGATTTCCTGCCAAGGAGCCTCTTGTATCACAACATTTGCCGATTTCCTGTGCAGCAAGATTGCCCCAGCTCTTCGACATGCCATCTATGAGAAGACAGCTCTTGGCATAGCTCGAGACATGAAGGATAAAATACCAGATTTCAGTGGCAATAGATCCACTCTGGAAACTTGCATACTGAAATACCtagcagaagaagaaaattttgaaaatttcaagCATTACCTTAATTCCCCAGGagactttttaaataattacattaagACAAAAGTTGAGACATACTGTTTAGATAAGAACAGAAGGCTGGAGATGTTTTTAAGAGACTCCCTCACTCGTTACTATGAAAACATTCAATCAGCTGTTTTTGCATCCACCACAGTtgtcaaagacagaaaagacagaaacgATAAAATCTCTCTTTGGCTGGATGAATTCTGCAGAGCACTTGGAGACGTGCTAAGCTTGCCCAGAAGTGACCTGAAGAATATTGAACACCAGGA